A portion of the Paenibacillus marchantiae genome contains these proteins:
- a CDS encoding YdeI/OmpD-associated family protein produces MTTNKTNPKVDEYLNKAKKWKEESEKLREIVLSCGLTEDYKWMHPCYTLENKNIVIIHGFKEYCALLFHKGALLKDKQGILIQQTENVQAARQIRFTNLQQIVDLETILKEYILEAIEVEKAGLKVELKKNTEYAVPEEFQTKLDENPALKTAFEALTPGRQRAYLFYFSQPKQSKTRESRVEKSTQQILDGKGLND; encoded by the coding sequence ATGACAACTAATAAAACAAATCCCAAGGTGGATGAATATTTAAACAAAGCAAAGAAGTGGAAAGAAGAATCAGAGAAGCTAAGAGAGATCGTTCTATCCTGTGGCCTTACAGAAGACTATAAATGGATGCATCCTTGTTACACGTTGGAGAATAAAAACATCGTTATCATTCATGGATTTAAGGAGTATTGTGCGCTTCTTTTCCATAAAGGAGCCTTGTTAAAGGATAAGCAGGGTATTCTAATCCAACAAACAGAAAATGTACAAGCTGCCCGCCAAATCCGGTTCACCAATCTTCAACAAATCGTTGACTTGGAAACTATCCTGAAAGAGTACATTCTTGAAGCCATTGAGGTTGAAAAGGCCGGATTGAAAGTGGAACTCAAAAAGAATACAGAATATGCTGTTCCAGAAGAGTTTCAAACAAAACTGGATGAAAATCCTGCTTTGAAAACGGCATTTGAAGCATTGACGCCTGGACGTCAACGAGCATACCTTTTTTATTTTTCGCAACCCAAGCAATCCAAAACACGCGAGTCCAGGGTTGAGAAATCTACACAGCAGATTCTGGATGGTAAAGGGTTAAATGATTAA
- a CDS encoding ABC transporter substrate-binding protein, producing MLKRRNSIWLLSALIILLVLSACGQAATTSNTTETTTTGAADTESSTDSTSASGAATTTGAEGETVTYQSDAGEVEVPVDPKRIIDLTAFSTGYFVALDAPVVGATSGAINNKYIKDQLKSEGATDLGEQPTAEQLISLKPDLIIAYTSMEGLDKLSQIAPVVQLQYGKRNFKDLMLEMGKLTNREAQAKDWISQWEAKINELKPKVLAAVGDRTVSILNPYAKGLFVFGHNYGRGGEILYDEFGLKAPKRAQTEAIDSGTGWASISMEVLPEYAGDIIFTSPWSGDTTDPKIVYDNTVWKNLTAVKEGHVFQLDPTSDTYNDPVSLEGQLKFISDSLLSVK from the coding sequence TTGCTGAAACGAAGAAACTCGATATGGCTTTTGTCTGCTCTCATTATATTGCTTGTACTGAGTGCATGCGGTCAGGCCGCAACGACAAGCAATACAACGGAGACAACAACAACCGGAGCTGCGGACACTGAATCATCAACCGATTCAACTTCTGCGTCTGGTGCCGCTACCACAACAGGTGCCGAGGGAGAGACCGTTACATATCAGTCAGATGCAGGTGAAGTGGAAGTACCTGTGGATCCGAAGCGGATTATCGATCTGACCGCATTTTCAACAGGTTACTTTGTTGCACTTGATGCTCCAGTCGTCGGTGCAACGTCAGGCGCCATAAACAACAAGTACATTAAGGATCAGCTCAAAAGTGAGGGGGCAACAGATCTGGGAGAGCAGCCAACAGCCGAGCAACTGATCAGCCTAAAGCCTGATCTGATCATCGCATACACCAGTATGGAGGGTCTCGACAAGTTGTCGCAAATTGCACCAGTGGTACAGTTACAATATGGTAAGCGAAATTTCAAGGATCTCATGTTGGAGATGGGTAAACTAACCAATAGAGAAGCCCAGGCAAAAGACTGGATTTCGCAATGGGAAGCGAAGATCAATGAGCTCAAGCCAAAAGTACTTGCCGCTGTGGGAGATCGTACAGTCTCCATTTTGAATCCATACGCCAAAGGATTATTTGTATTTGGGCATAATTACGGTCGTGGTGGTGAAATACTCTATGACGAATTTGGCCTCAAGGCACCAAAAAGGGCTCAGACAGAGGCAATTGACAGTGGCACAGGCTGGGCATCAATCTCGATGGAAGTGTTACCGGAATATGCAGGCGACATCATTTTCACCAGCCCGTGGTCAGGAGATACAACCGATCCGAAGATTGTTTATGATAATACGGTGTGGAAAAACCTAACTGCGGTCAAAGAGGGCCATGTGTTCCAGCTTGATCCGACCTCCGATACATACAACGACCCTGTATCGCTTGAAGGTCAGCTGAAATTTATTTCGGACAGCCTGCTTTCGGTGAAGTAG
- a CDS encoding iron chaperone, whose product MDVFAEYLARIDNLGHRDRTEEVLEWIIKKYPNLVPKIAWNQPMFTDHGTFIIGFSVSKHHLAVAPEKAGINHFSDEIVNAGYEHTKELVRIRWDGPVDFSLLERMIDFNITEKADCSTFWRK is encoded by the coding sequence ATGGACGTTTTTGCAGAATATCTAGCACGAATTGATAACCTGGGACATCGGGATCGTACGGAAGAAGTTTTAGAATGGATTATCAAGAAATACCCCAATTTAGTACCAAAAATAGCGTGGAATCAGCCCATGTTTACCGATCATGGCACATTTATTATTGGATTTAGTGTATCCAAACATCATTTGGCTGTGGCGCCTGAAAAGGCAGGGATTAATCATTTTTCCGATGAAATTGTGAATGCCGGTTATGAGCACACCAAGGAGTTGGTGCGTATCCGGTGGGATGGGCCGGTTGATTTTTCATTACTGGAACGAATGATTGATTTCAACATTACGGAAAAAGCAGACTGTTCAACCTTTTGGCGGAAATAG
- a CDS encoding LysR family transcriptional regulator, whose translation MELLQLRYFLTLARCEHVTEAAGKLHVTQSSLSKTIQRLEDDLGAPLFDRLGRKLRLNEFGRTFLRRTEKALFELEQGKQEIADLSNPDHGTLQLAVTTASTLPGILREFRKNKPNVQFHVQMVTLEDMSILLHRGEIDFCLSSPPIQGDDIECQMLFQDPIVVAVPLGHRYADRSSITLEELKDEWFVGVTKGYGIRDLVDSKCQSVGFVPKYVYEGDEPARLTALVEAEIGIAFIPNTARNPQERIVYLRIEDQNLVREIALLSHKNRYISKAAIAFRSVVIDYFGAMCKPITE comes from the coding sequence ATGGAACTTCTTCAGCTACGCTATTTTCTAACGTTAGCCCGATGTGAACATGTTACGGAAGCTGCGGGTAAGCTGCATGTCACTCAATCCTCACTGAGCAAGACAATACAACGTTTGGAGGATGACTTGGGTGCACCGTTATTTGATCGATTGGGCAGAAAGCTGCGGTTAAACGAATTCGGAAGAACATTCCTTCGACGGACCGAAAAAGCCTTATTCGAATTGGAACAGGGAAAACAGGAAATTGCTGATCTCTCCAACCCGGATCACGGTACACTTCAATTGGCAGTCACTACAGCAAGCACATTACCAGGAATCTTGCGGGAATTCCGAAAAAATAAGCCGAATGTTCAGTTTCATGTACAAATGGTTACGTTGGAAGACATGTCCATCCTTCTCCACCGAGGCGAAATTGATTTTTGCCTGTCTTCCCCTCCAATCCAGGGAGATGATATCGAATGTCAGATGCTGTTCCAGGACCCAATTGTAGTAGCTGTGCCTCTCGGTCATCGATATGCGGATCGAAGCAGCATCACATTAGAAGAGCTTAAGGATGAGTGGTTTGTGGGGGTGACAAAAGGATATGGTATTCGTGATCTGGTGGACTCCAAATGTCAATCCGTCGGATTCGTACCGAAGTATGTTTATGAAGGAGATGAGCCTGCAAGATTAACTGCACTTGTGGAGGCGGAGATTGGGATTGCCTTTATACCCAATACAGCAAGAAACCCGCAGGAACGAATTGTATATCTCCGGATCGAGGATCAGAACCTTGTGCGGGAAATTGCTTTATTGTCGCATAAAAACAGATATATCTCGAAAGCAGCTATCGCGTTTCGCAGCGTAGTCATAGATTATTTTGGTGCAATGTGCAAACCAATTACTGAATGA
- a CDS encoding MFS transporter encodes MNARNIWLMISVGLGIMLNPLNSSMISIAIARLQQEFILDVTTVSWIIFSFYIASAVAQPVMGKCSDLFGRRKIFLIGLVVVFGSSMLAPLSPDFSWLIVFRIIQSVGTSMMVAVGMAIVRIHVTEKQAAALSILAMFLSGAAAIGPFIGGVLIHWWNWQSIFLVNIPLVIASFIFAWKTIPKEAALKSNYGNMSIRKWFLLIDAPGIFLFTVALVTLLMSVLSVKSTGHLLTGHLMAGGIGLLALASFIRHELKTAFPFIPLKVFAKYPEMTWVNVQFMLVNTLFYALFFGVPSYLQQVRHLNEVHTGLLMLTLGLCSLISSPLAGRWIDKSGTRPALIVSAVLMTFGSILIVALDKGSPVVNVILPLAVFGISNGLNSVGMQAALFKSTPKDMIGVASGIFNTSRYLGTILSSLLIGIVMGDTFSFIGFQMLGIILTVLAASLIMMTLRRQKSSATQTL; translated from the coding sequence ATGAACGCTCGAAATATATGGTTAATGATATCTGTAGGCTTGGGAATCATGCTGAATCCGCTCAATTCCTCCATGATATCTATAGCGATTGCAAGACTACAACAGGAGTTTATACTTGATGTTACGACCGTGTCATGGATTATTTTTTCCTTTTACATTGCAAGTGCTGTGGCTCAACCGGTCATGGGCAAGTGCAGTGATCTGTTCGGCCGCAGAAAGATATTCCTTATCGGTCTGGTTGTTGTCTTTGGTTCCTCCATGTTAGCTCCGTTATCTCCAGACTTTTCTTGGCTTATCGTATTCCGGATCATTCAATCTGTTGGAACAAGCATGATGGTAGCCGTCGGAATGGCGATTGTAAGAATCCACGTTACTGAGAAGCAGGCTGCTGCCCTGTCTATCCTTGCGATGTTCCTGTCCGGTGCAGCCGCGATAGGCCCTTTTATTGGCGGTGTATTGATTCATTGGTGGAACTGGCAAAGTATTTTTCTAGTGAATATTCCATTGGTGATCGCAAGCTTTATATTCGCCTGGAAAACCATTCCCAAAGAAGCGGCACTTAAATCCAACTATGGCAACATGTCCATCAGAAAATGGTTCCTGCTGATTGATGCGCCCGGCATATTCTTGTTCACCGTCGCATTGGTGACTCTGCTAATGAGCGTGCTTTCCGTTAAATCAACCGGACATCTTTTAACTGGGCACCTTATGGCAGGGGGGATCGGTTTGCTTGCATTAGCAAGTTTTATCCGACATGAATTGAAAACAGCGTTCCCCTTTATTCCGCTGAAAGTATTTGCCAAATATCCTGAAATGACCTGGGTTAATGTACAATTTATGCTGGTTAACACTCTGTTTTACGCTCTGTTTTTTGGTGTGCCATCTTATTTACAGCAGGTACGCCATCTGAACGAAGTTCATACAGGACTATTGATGCTAACCCTTGGTTTATGTTCACTCATCAGTTCTCCTCTCGCCGGACGCTGGATTGACAAATCAGGTACGCGGCCAGCTTTGATCGTTTCAGCGGTGTTAATGACGTTCGGGTCCATCTTGATTGTGGCATTGGATAAAGGCTCACCAGTGGTGAATGTCATCTTGCCCTTAGCTGTATTTGGTATAAGTAATGGGCTCAACAGTGTTGGTATGCAGGCGGCTTTGTTTAAGAGCACACCCAAAGATATGATCGGTGTCGCTTCAGGTATTTTTAATACATCGAGATATCTGGGGACCATTTTGTCATCGTTGTTGATTGGAATTGTCATGGGAGACACATTCAGTTTTATAGGATTTCAAATGCTCGGAATCATCCTGACGGTATTAGCTGCATCTTTAATCATGATGACCTTACGACGCCAGAAATCATCGGCAACGCAGACGTTATAG